In Kosmotoga arenicorallina S304, a genomic segment contains:
- a CDS encoding GNAT family N-acetyltransferase, which translates to MRNISLKNGLTAIIREANPEDAPRLLRYIEQVSGESEFLTFGPGEFEITVEKEKEFIKSIKDIENALMILVELDGKIVGMLNFNGGTRPRTRHRGEFGISVLKDYWGHGIATAMLEYLIEWAKEHEILKIDLMVREDNERAIKLYEKLGFKREGHISRYFKLRKKFYGVIYMGLEL; encoded by the coding sequence ATGCGGAATATTTCTTTAAAAAACGGACTTACGGCAATTATTAGAGAAGCTAATCCTGAGGACGCGCCACGATTATTGAGATATATTGAGCAGGTTTCTGGCGAAAGTGAATTTCTCACTTTTGGCCCCGGAGAATTTGAAATTACCGTGGAAAAAGAGAAAGAGTTCATAAAGAGTATTAAAGATATAGAAAACGCTCTAATGATTTTGGTGGAACTTGATGGAAAGATCGTTGGAATGTTGAACTTTAACGGTGGGACAAGACCGCGAACAAGGCACAGGGGAGAATTCGGTATTTCAGTGCTAAAAGATTACTGGGGCCACGGAATTGCTACTGCCATGCTTGAATATCTTATTGAATGGGCAAAGGAACACGAAATCTTAAAGATAGATCTCATGGTTAGAGAAGATAATGAAAGGGCTATAAAGTTATACGAAAAACTTGGTTTTAAGCGCGAAGGCCATATAAGCCGCTACTTCAAGCTTAGAAAGAAATTTTATGGCGTTATATACATGGGGCTTGAACTTTGA
- a CDS encoding aspartate ammonia-lyase, translated as MRVENDGLGNIEIPEEAYWGAHTQRALKNFHNTGEKLDKEFIRAYGYVKKAAASLNGKLGFLSREKSDAICKACDELINGALSGQIVVDPLSGGAGTSINMNINEVIANRATEILGGKKGEYLVHPLDDVNKFQSTNDTFPTAGKMAVIVLLKELVSTVERLQAVLQEKEKEFWSVMKPGRTQLMDAVPISLGQEFGAMAEAISRDRWRLYKVEERIRTVNLGGTAIGTGIAADKRFVLSIVNELRNISGIRVAKAENLIDATQNMDVFAEIHGLLKSLATNLLKISNDIRLLGSGPNAGFGELELPKVQAGSSIMPGKINPVVPEYSIQMAISVLAHDVAVNFAVSSGNLELNPFVPLIVHYTLKSLRFLANAAKSLERYIPEIKANKDKAQENLLKSETVFTPMITAYGYERVQKWIKRSHEERKDIWEIAAEETETKISELKAKLLGKHSTGLGL; from the coding sequence ATGAGAGTAGAAAATGATGGCTTAGGAAACATTGAAATACCCGAAGAAGCATATTGGGGAGCACATACGCAAAGGGCGTTGAAGAATTTCCATAATACTGGCGAAAAACTGGATAAAGAATTTATACGTGCCTATGGTTATGTAAAAAAGGCTGCAGCTTCATTAAATGGCAAACTTGGTTTTCTTTCCAGGGAAAAAAGCGATGCCATATGTAAAGCCTGTGATGAGTTGATAAATGGGGCCCTTTCTGGTCAAATTGTCGTCGATCCCCTTTCGGGTGGTGCGGGAACATCAATAAATATGAATATCAACGAGGTTATAGCTAACAGGGCAACGGAAATCCTTGGAGGCAAAAAAGGGGAGTACCTTGTTCATCCCCTTGATGACGTTAACAAATTTCAATCGACGAATGATACCTTCCCTACTGCCGGAAAAATGGCAGTCATTGTTTTGCTAAAAGAACTTGTTTCTACGGTGGAAAGGCTTCAAGCAGTCTTACAGGAAAAAGAAAAAGAATTCTGGAGTGTCATGAAACCAGGAAGGACACAACTTATGGATGCTGTTCCCATTTCTCTGGGGCAGGAATTTGGTGCAATGGCTGAAGCCATTAGCAGGGACCGCTGGAGACTATACAAGGTAGAAGAACGAATTCGCACGGTAAATCTTGGTGGGACAGCTATTGGTACTGGCATAGCGGCTGATAAGAGATTTGTGCTATCGATAGTGAATGAACTCAGGAACATATCAGGAATAAGAGTTGCGAAAGCAGAAAATCTGATCGATGCTACCCAGAATATGGATGTGTTTGCAGAGATTCACGGGTTGTTGAAATCACTTGCGACAAATCTGCTAAAAATCTCCAACGATATACGGCTTCTTGGTAGTGGCCCTAATGCGGGTTTTGGAGAACTTGAATTGCCTAAAGTTCAAGCCGGGAGCTCTATTATGCCGGGCAAAATAAATCCGGTAGTGCCAGAATATTCGATTCAAATGGCAATAAGCGTGTTGGCACATGATGTGGCTGTGAACTTTGCAGTTTCTTCGGGAAACCTCGAGCTAAATCCCTTCGTACCCCTTATAGTCCACTATACATTGAAATCCCTGAGGTTTCTCGCCAATGCTGCCAAAAGCCTTGAAAGATACATACCTGAAATAAAGGCAAACAAAGATAAAGCACAAGAGAATCTTCTTAAAAGTGAAACCGTGTTTACACCAATGATAACAGCCTATGGATACGAGCGTGTTCAAAAGTGGATAAAGAGATCTCATGAAGAGAGAAAAGATATATGGGAAATTGCCGCAGAAGAAACAGAAACTAAAATCTCTGAACTTAAAGCCAAGCTTCTTGGGAAACATAGTACCGGTTTGGGGCTTTGA
- the rmuC gene encoding DNA recombination protein RmuC → MLSWIIAFVSIAVVFILSLTVSKLYKELKVTLEEKVKLEHIKEENERLNDEIEGLRQDNENLKIEKAKLQEQMISLNEKLEWLEKAKEELKDNFKALASDVTSKNTEDFLKQANDKLKDLLSPLKNNLDTLQKNIVEIENKREKAYGGLEKHLQELTRTNNELQTGITKLNSSLKSSTSRGRWGEYQLRRIVELAGMTAHIDFEEQESSEEGRPDMVIKLPNGGEIPVDAKTPLNAYLEAMEVQDERAREDKLKRHVKSMKDTIKALSAKAYWERFNEAPDFVIMFIPIEAAVSTAFEVDPGLLEMAISKKVLITTPITLLALLKSVAYGWQQFQLAENAKKIAEEGKELYKRLSKFLNNIDDVGKKLSTLVKTYNTAVGSLEGRLLPGARRFREIAEIPDEEPSLQPLEVEPRPLNAPELKNKK, encoded by the coding sequence TTGCTCAGCTGGATAATAGCTTTTGTATCCATTGCGGTGGTTTTTATACTGTCATTGACAGTATCAAAGCTATATAAAGAGTTAAAAGTAACCCTTGAAGAGAAGGTTAAGTTAGAACACATCAAGGAAGAAAATGAAAGGCTTAACGATGAAATTGAGGGCTTAAGGCAGGATAATGAAAACCTAAAAATAGAAAAGGCCAAATTACAGGAGCAAATGATATCTCTTAACGAAAAGCTTGAGTGGCTAGAAAAAGCCAAAGAAGAGCTAAAAGATAATTTCAAAGCTCTTGCGAGCGATGTCACTTCAAAGAACACAGAAGATTTTCTCAAGCAGGCAAACGACAAGCTTAAAGACCTTCTTTCCCCTTTGAAGAATAACCTTGACACACTTCAAAAAAACATCGTCGAAATTGAAAATAAACGCGAGAAAGCGTACGGAGGCTTAGAAAAGCATCTCCAGGAGCTTACCCGGACCAATAATGAATTGCAAACGGGGATAACAAAATTGAACAGTTCCCTTAAATCTTCCACATCCAGAGGACGCTGGGGAGAATATCAGCTCAGGCGAATCGTTGAACTTGCAGGAATGACTGCGCATATAGATTTTGAAGAGCAGGAATCAAGTGAAGAGGGCCGACCAGACATGGTAATAAAGCTACCAAACGGCGGGGAGATTCCAGTAGATGCTAAAACTCCATTGAATGCCTACCTTGAAGCCATGGAAGTTCAGGATGAAAGGGCCAGAGAAGATAAGCTCAAAAGGCATGTAAAAAGTATGAAAGACACCATAAAGGCCCTCAGCGCTAAAGCTTATTGGGAAAGATTCAACGAAGCCCCGGACTTTGTGATAATGTTCATTCCCATAGAGGCTGCTGTGAGTACGGCTTTTGAAGTTGACCCGGGTCTTCTGGAAATGGCGATTAGTAAAAAGGTGCTTATTACCACCCCGATTACTTTACTCGCCCTTTTGAAATCGGTTGCGTACGGCTGGCAGCAATTCCAGCTTGCGGAAAATGCCAAGAAAATTGCCGAAGAAGGCAAGGAATTGTACAAAAGGCTAAGTAAATTTCTCAACAATATTGACGATGTGGGGAAAAAGCTATCCACACTTGTCAAAACATATAACACAGCGGTAGGATCTCTTGAAGGACGCTTATTACCAGGTGCAAGAAGGTTTAGAGAAATAGCCGAAATCCCAGATGAAGAACCAAGCCTTCAACCATTAGAAGTAGAACCCAGGCCATTAAATGCTCCGGAACTCAAAAACAAAAAATAG
- a CDS encoding class I SAM-dependent methyltransferase, which translates to MGLGWLDVKELNFNWLLMLEREHVLWISNDCKIEDALGTALAANPAMKWYFCNLVPERREFFENITEGKNPSQKEARKAEIAVMEAINDWIVYIFKPERYDELEFLKWDDSELTSIVDFSGKRVLDIGAGTGRLTFVATRKARVVYALEPVTNLRRYLKEKALKLGVNNLYVCDSVLTDIPFENAFFDVTMGGHVFGDEPEKEYSEMLRVTKPGGQVVLFPGNNNKDNEIHEFLVSQNFSWKIFEEPGDGFKRAYWKRI; encoded by the coding sequence GTGGGGCTTGGTTGGCTGGATGTAAAGGAACTCAACTTTAACTGGTTGCTCATGCTTGAAAGAGAGCATGTTCTATGGATTTCCAATGACTGCAAAATTGAAGATGCTTTAGGAACTGCACTTGCAGCAAATCCAGCCATGAAATGGTATTTCTGCAACCTTGTTCCTGAGAGAAGAGAATTTTTTGAAAATATTACCGAGGGGAAAAATCCCTCTCAAAAAGAAGCAAGAAAAGCGGAAATTGCCGTAATGGAAGCCATAAATGACTGGATTGTGTATATCTTCAAGCCAGAACGTTATGATGAGCTCGAATTTTTAAAATGGGATGATTCTGAACTGACTTCGATAGTGGATTTTTCTGGCAAAAGGGTGCTTGATATAGGGGCTGGAACCGGAAGGCTGACCTTTGTAGCGACAAGAAAAGCAAGGGTAGTATATGCTCTTGAACCGGTTACTAACCTCAGGAGATACCTTAAGGAAAAGGCGTTGAAGCTTGGCGTGAATAACTTATATGTATGCGACAGCGTACTTACAGACATTCCTTTTGAAAATGCCTTTTTTGACGTCACTATGGGTGGACATGTTTTTGGCGATGAACCGGAAAAAGAGTATTCTGAGATGCTAAGAGTTACGAAACCCGGAGGCCAGGTCGTTCTATTTCCGGGGAACAACAATAAAGACAACGAGATCCACGAATTCCTCGTTTCGCAAAATTTCAGCTGGAAAATATTTGAAGAACCCGGCGATGGCTTCAAAAGAGCTTACTGGAAAAGAATATAG
- a CDS encoding RNA-guided endonuclease InsQ/TnpB family protein, which yields MSRHIKVYKFPVPYTHNSQYKELMQLAGRIYSKTVSIIKKTHKRKGFWLSINTTQKYILRWAQDIPLHSQTKQALVEKYFEALKGYFKARKTNSDLKPPFRTPKYFVVIWKNQAVRLLKDGTLRLSMGNGRNPLYVLTTLPQGVDIRRVELVYDRKQDQYFFSVAVAFESKTEQLGNKVAGVDLGVIHPIVASTEDQTILYNGGELNAKLQYRNKKHAEFQRKLSKKKPGSRRYRKLVKAKRMFLKKTQNQINDILHKYTTHLVGWCLSQGIGTIAVGDLRGIRDRVDYNSTANQKIHQWLFRKVSDLIKAKAETVGVKVVFARESYTSQTCPVCGAKHKTSTRNFKCPDCGFMGHRDAVGAFNIIKKYTGESLVVGSLAYPVGVRYSSHLCCPVSMWSPWKPTIEWARTS from the coding sequence AGAATCTATAGCAAGACTGTATCTATTATTAAAAAAACTCATAAAAGAAAAGGGTTCTGGCTTTCTATAAATACAACACAAAAGTATATACTGAGATGGGCGCAGGACATTCCTCTTCATTCACAAACAAAACAAGCTCTTGTCGAAAAATATTTCGAGGCACTCAAAGGCTACTTTAAAGCCAGAAAAACAAATTCTGACCTCAAGCCACCATTCAGAACCCCAAAATATTTTGTTGTTATCTGGAAAAACCAGGCAGTAAGACTTCTAAAAGATGGCACATTGAGACTTTCGATGGGAAACGGAAGAAACCCTCTGTATGTTCTAACAACCCTTCCTCAGGGAGTTGACATACGTCGTGTCGAGCTTGTCTACGACAGAAAGCAAGACCAGTACTTCTTCAGTGTAGCGGTTGCGTTTGAAAGTAAAACAGAGCAACTCGGAAACAAAGTAGCCGGCGTGGATCTTGGTGTTATCCATCCGATTGTTGCTTCTACAGAAGATCAAACAATTCTCTACAACGGAGGAGAGCTGAACGCAAAACTGCAGTATCGAAACAAAAAACATGCTGAGTTTCAGAGGAAACTGTCGAAGAAAAAGCCTGGTTCAAGACGCTACAGAAAGCTTGTAAAGGCAAAGCGAATGTTCCTCAAAAAGACACAAAATCAGATTAACGATATTCTTCACAAGTACACTACTCATCTTGTCGGATGGTGTCTGTCTCAGGGAATAGGCACCATTGCAGTTGGAGACTTGCGAGGTATACGAGACAGGGTTGACTACAACTCAACCGCAAACCAGAAGATTCACCAGTGGCTGTTCAGGAAAGTGTCTGATCTCATCAAAGCCAAAGCCGAAACAGTTGGCGTCAAAGTCGTCTTTGCGAGGGAATCCTACACTTCTCAGACATGTCCTGTCTGTGGGGCAAAACACAAGACTTCGACGAGAAATTTCAAATGTCCAGATTGTGGATTCATGGGCCACAGAGATGCTGTAGGAGCCTTCAACATCATAAAAAAGTATACAGGCGAAAGCCTGGTAGTAGGGTCCTTGGCGTACCCCGTGGGTGTGAGATACAGCTCACACCTGTGTTGCCCGGTGTCCATGTGGTCACCGTGGAAGCCTACCATTGAGTGGGCAAGAACCTCCTGA
- a CDS encoding AAA family ATPase, which translates to MKKYFAMWFFILLSLVALSEPTNALEHQISSISELNKAYSRALQNLIDHTGLFKSGSDYFYDALYSKDPLLKRFQSDVAEKVKKINEARSRGASQEELVKLQLEYQKAKLMENKQLVALVESNLYNSIDYVVSESLKGSLETATKVINDVLSNWRSILEPLLEGDFGGVIKNAILQLIDSTYKVTFIDYCKNNYGATDKIANYWWKTYFVEPFQNSEEKKLLDKVLTKASDDLKEKLKSKLTERLKLVILNKGGELTKDAIEETVKNKAEGILKNLIETPSLIVELFVKYYNVADFQLMFNDLATNEIFFIKQIRELVGNDESEINRCYFDKAYFLEKKKQSLNKQLPDMKPHNSTKSITTKEEIIPEEITEKIQKTISKEDPALEISTVESIEKQLETMNSSLPGEIIPFPDKSEQLIEELFAKLENDEISLGAYKAEAQQVISLYSSSVALAKNKILESLKAQYEKGELSYDEYSNRKKEVVKKVDKYIAAVSDRYAKFELKIKDAQSTFKKQFFNTVSSVDIGNEIRNIDSTMNRKIEDFKKLYHNKTGQYVPQYTVSVSFTQMINAFSNENNGFGKSFVANLYSNSPSVFLLEHGSWIVENLLALFYEENQLIQNLLDSTNKLWEELLTLFDNVPKYYYTNESGENLLVDGINSIQSLRNSLLNRLQALMNWESPLSDWTYLLEEKNAKTKIYLEAYLVFQQEKVELFNEFLQRLTDDFDSLEVRYLEAWRTDRIEGMCQTLVNMWHEKITPDTAKEKLKLLALSTKDVDAQYQNWLQLREDLSQLSNEINSIKNDGVSLLNLAESQVTSNYMKALIEKNEKLKNEASQSLKNYEKASLDDYRHDLIGRIRDFSNKIVDFENYPDDLIRGERAYYIRILIRNAGIQKEGMSYPLSFDNPYIAGATNGNLEMALKLCESFRDFLKEAETRSLAKNEANKVMEKFLDDIEPDVEKIVAKGNFITRERKEELLSLLDEAHESAIETIKSYGVDTGYDFYFAREEEIRRKIENMVVREAKTGAQPSKEGGSFHVIEKPTKLVQDEIIWLDVMNKGYPGYRFSMSPDGEKLLIELQANTSADKRFRLYNLAKHEFEQLVLPSKATEIISSGGYNFNWTADNELYIYSYDGKGVIITDNGNVEDKPITTITGVALYGSSSSGEFILARELYGKIYLLKSDDASYRNIGTSYKDKALQWIPGTDMVFFIDESNMVNVYDAQKDSLSTYQTLFDGYVCAVLPGGKWFVFGEGFELKAMKIDGSEITTLLRLEESSLALIAGVYPLYGNNILVLWMNHGDKFDYGVQVCTIE; encoded by the coding sequence GTGAAAAAATATTTTGCCATGTGGTTTTTTATTCTACTTTCTCTCGTTGCTCTTTCAGAACCAACCAATGCTTTGGAACATCAAATTAGTTCAATTAGCGAGCTCAACAAAGCTTATTCCAGAGCACTTCAAAATCTTATCGACCACACCGGGCTTTTCAAATCAGGAAGTGATTATTTTTATGATGCTTTATATTCTAAAGATCCGCTTTTGAAGCGTTTTCAAAGTGACGTAGCAGAGAAAGTCAAGAAAATCAACGAAGCGAGAAGCAGAGGAGCTTCCCAAGAAGAACTTGTTAAACTACAACTGGAATACCAGAAAGCAAAACTCATGGAGAACAAGCAGTTGGTTGCTCTTGTAGAATCAAACCTGTACAATTCTATTGACTACGTTGTATCCGAGAGCTTAAAGGGCTCTCTGGAAACTGCGACAAAGGTTATTAATGACGTGCTTTCAAATTGGAGAAGCATTCTCGAGCCGCTGCTTGAGGGAGATTTCGGCGGTGTTATCAAAAACGCGATTCTTCAGCTGATAGACTCGACATACAAAGTAACCTTTATTGACTACTGCAAAAACAATTATGGTGCCACTGACAAAATCGCAAATTACTGGTGGAAAACGTATTTCGTTGAACCCTTTCAAAATTCTGAAGAGAAAAAACTCCTCGATAAGGTACTCACAAAAGCTTCTGATGACTTAAAAGAAAAGCTTAAGAGCAAACTAACTGAAAGACTTAAACTTGTAATTTTGAACAAAGGTGGCGAGTTGACAAAAGATGCAATAGAAGAAACCGTCAAAAACAAGGCAGAAGGTATTCTGAAAAACCTTATTGAAACACCTTCTCTTATCGTAGAACTTTTCGTAAAATACTACAATGTTGCAGATTTCCAGCTTATGTTCAATGATCTCGCGACAAACGAAATCTTTTTTATAAAGCAAATTAGAGAACTAGTCGGAAACGATGAATCTGAAATAAACAGGTGCTATTTTGATAAGGCTTATTTCCTCGAAAAGAAAAAACAATCGTTGAATAAACAACTTCCAGATATGAAACCACATAATTCAACGAAATCGATAACAACAAAAGAAGAAATAATTCCTGAAGAAATCACTGAGAAAATCCAGAAAACTATTAGCAAGGAAGATCCTGCGTTAGAAATCAGTACCGTTGAATCCATTGAAAAACAACTGGAAACAATGAATTCCTCTTTGCCGGGAGAAATCATCCCTTTCCCCGATAAATCCGAGCAACTTATCGAAGAGCTTTTCGCAAAACTGGAAAATGACGAGATTTCATTGGGGGCTTATAAAGCTGAAGCACAACAGGTGATTAGCCTGTACTCTTCATCTGTTGCTCTGGCAAAGAACAAGATATTGGAATCTCTAAAGGCGCAATACGAGAAAGGTGAACTCTCTTATGATGAATACAGCAACAGAAAAAAAGAAGTTGTGAAAAAGGTCGATAAGTACATTGCCGCTGTAAGTGATCGCTACGCTAAATTTGAACTGAAAATAAAAGACGCGCAGAGTACCTTCAAAAAGCAATTTTTTAATACTGTGAGCTCAGTGGATATTGGAAATGAAATAAGAAATATAGATAGCACAATGAATAGAAAAATAGAAGATTTCAAGAAGCTCTACCACAACAAAACAGGCCAATATGTTCCGCAATATACGGTAAGTGTTAGCTTTACCCAGATGATCAACGCTTTCAGCAATGAAAATAATGGATTTGGAAAAAGTTTTGTTGCAAACCTTTATTCAAATTCTCCAAGCGTCTTTTTGCTTGAGCATGGTAGCTGGATTGTAGAAAACCTGCTTGCCCTTTTTTATGAAGAAAACCAGCTGATTCAAAATCTTTTAGATTCAACGAATAAGTTGTGGGAAGAACTTTTAACACTCTTTGATAACGTACCAAAATATTACTATACAAACGAATCAGGTGAAAATCTCCTTGTTGACGGCATTAATTCTATACAATCTTTAAGAAACTCATTGTTGAACAGGCTGCAAGCATTGATGAACTGGGAAAGCCCCCTTTCCGACTGGACTTATCTTTTAGAAGAAAAAAATGCCAAAACCAAAATCTATTTAGAAGCCTATCTTGTTTTTCAACAAGAAAAAGTGGAATTATTCAACGAATTTTTGCAAAGGCTCACAGACGATTTTGATTCACTCGAAGTAAGGTATCTGGAAGCATGGAGGACCGACAGAATTGAAGGCATGTGTCAAACGTTGGTGAATATGTGGCATGAAAAGATCACTCCTGATACAGCAAAAGAAAAACTCAAGCTTCTGGCTTTGTCAACGAAAGACGTTGATGCTCAGTATCAAAACTGGCTCCAGCTGCGAGAAGATCTATCACAGCTTAGCAACGAAATAAATAGCATAAAAAACGATGGGGTATCTTTATTGAATTTAGCTGAGTCTCAGGTAACTTCAAATTATATGAAAGCTCTCATTGAAAAGAACGAAAAATTGAAAAATGAAGCGTCCCAGTCTCTGAAAAACTACGAAAAGGCTTCTTTGGATGATTATCGTCATGATCTGATAGGCAGGATAAGAGATTTTAGCAATAAAATTGTGGACTTTGAAAACTATCCTGATGATCTTATCAGAGGTGAAAGAGCATATTACATTAGAATTCTTATCAGGAATGCTGGCATTCAGAAAGAAGGAATGTCCTACCCGCTCTCTTTCGATAATCCCTATATAGCTGGTGCTACCAATGGCAATCTTGAAATGGCGTTAAAGCTCTGTGAAAGCTTTAGAGATTTCCTGAAAGAAGCAGAGACAAGATCATTAGCTAAAAATGAAGCGAACAAAGTAATGGAGAAATTTTTGGATGATATTGAGCCAGATGTTGAAAAGATAGTAGCTAAAGGCAATTTCATTACTCGTGAAAGAAAAGAAGAACTTTTAAGTTTACTTGATGAAGCTCACGAGAGCGCCATAGAAACAATCAAGAGTTACGGTGTTGATACTGGATATGATTTTTATTTCGCTCGGGAAGAGGAAATCAGGAGGAAAATCGAGAATATGGTAGTTAGAGAAGCAAAAACAGGTGCACAACCTTCTAAAGAAGGCGGGTCATTTCATGTGATAGAAAAGCCAACGAAGCTCGTTCAAGACGAGATCATCTGGCTTGATGTAATGAATAAAGGGTATCCGGGATACAGGTTCAGTATGTCCCCTGATGGCGAAAAACTACTAATAGAACTTCAAGCCAATACAAGTGCAGATAAACGATTCAGACTCTACAATTTAGCCAAACACGAATTTGAACAGCTAGTTTTACCCTCAAAGGCAACAGAAATAATTTCCAGCGGGGGGTACAATTTTAACTGGACAGCAGATAACGAACTTTACATATATTCCTATGATGGCAAAGGGGTAATAATAACCGACAATGGGAATGTTGAGGACAAACCAATCACTACTATTACGGGAGTTGCTTTATACGGGTCAAGCTCTTCAGGTGAATTCATTCTTGCCAGAGAACTCTACGGAAAAATTTACTTGCTGAAATCAGATGACGCTTCATACAGAAATATAGGTACAAGCTATAAAGACAAAGCACTTCAATGGATACCCGGAACAGACATGGTATTTTTCATAGATGAAAGCAATATGGTCAACGTGTACGATGCTCAAAAGGATTCTTTGAGCACCTACCAAACCCTTTTTGATGGTTATGTTTGCGCTGTCTTGCCAGGTGGCAAATGGTTTGTCTTCGGAGAAGGTTTTGAGTTAAAGGCTATGAAAATAGATGGCTCTGAAATCACGACTCTTTTGAGGCTAGAAGAAAGTAGCCTTGCTTTAATTGCAGGTGTGTATCCATTATACGGTAACAACATACTCGTTCTATGGATGAATCACGGAGATAAATTTGACTATGGTGTTCAGGTTTGCACTATTGAGTGA
- a CDS encoding SIR2 family protein produces the protein MDFERTLDDIVETLFNAKTYGKKCALLIGTGCSAQAGIPTAEKFVDIIQRDRPRDFARAPKKSYSSCMGQLAPGERRDLIANFTDETKINWAHIIMAQLMKVGFVDRILTTNFDPLLIKACAMLNEFPAVYDLTASTNFRPSYIPEKSVFYLHGQRTGFELINTAEEFVEHSKRIQPVIQDTARGRVWIVVGYSGKNDPVFDIFANFPRFDYKLYWVGYRDNPPEKHINEQLLQEGKHAYYVRGYDADSFFVNLAKKLGCFPPDFLKKPFSFLKGLFDNLAPCECLNGADDIGIEDTVRKIERAIENFEN, from the coding sequence TTGGATTTTGAAAGAACCCTTGATGACATCGTTGAAACATTATTTAACGCAAAAACCTATGGGAAGAAATGCGCGTTACTCATTGGCACGGGGTGCTCTGCACAGGCAGGCATTCCCACTGCTGAGAAATTTGTGGATATTATTCAAAGAGATAGGCCCAGGGATTTTGCTCGTGCACCAAAAAAGAGTTACTCCAGCTGCATGGGACAGCTTGCTCCCGGAGAGCGCCGCGATTTGATAGCTAACTTCACAGATGAGACGAAGATAAACTGGGCTCATATAATAATGGCCCAGCTTATGAAAGTGGGATTTGTTGACCGTATTCTCACCACTAATTTTGACCCGCTCCTTATTAAGGCCTGTGCTATGTTGAATGAATTCCCTGCGGTATATGACCTAACTGCAAGTACAAACTTCAGGCCTTCATATATCCCTGAAAAATCCGTTTTTTATCTGCACGGTCAGAGAACAGGCTTTGAGCTCATAAATACCGCCGAAGAATTTGTGGAACATTCCAAAAGAATTCAGCCCGTTATTCAAGATACTGCACGGGGAAGAGTGTGGATTGTAGTTGGATACAGTGGGAAAAATGATCCTGTTTTTGATATCTTTGCCAATTTTCCTCGGTTCGATTACAAGCTTTACTGGGTCGGTTATCGAGACAACCCACCTGAGAAGCATATAAATGAACAATTATTACAAGAAGGCAAACATGCTTACTATGTAAGGGGATATGATGCTGACAGCTTTTTTGTAAACCTTGCCAAGAAACTTGGTTGCTTTCCGCCGGATTTCTTGAAAAAACCTTTTTCTTTCTTGAAGGGGCTTTTCGATAACCTCGCTCCCTGTGAATGCCTGAATGGTGCTGATGATATTGGAATAGAGGATACTGTGAGGAAAATCGAGAGGGCAATAGAAAACTTTGAAAATTAA